The genomic stretch TCGTTGGGTGGATGCAGGGGAGGGGCCGGCTGTTGCGGCCAGCCCCTCCGGGAGAAAACGCGGGCTCAGCCCTTGAAAGCACCTTCCGCAGCGCCCTGGACAACCCAGCGCTGGGAGATGTAGTAGACAACCAGCACGGGGATGGCTGAGAGGACGGCGCCCGCCATGATGGGCCCGTACTGCTGCACGTCGCCGGTGCTCATGTGCTGCAGCGCAACGGGCGCAGTCATGACACCCTGCCCCTTGACGAACGTCAGGGCAAGGAACAGCTCGCCCCACGCCATCATGAAGGCGAGGGAGGCTGCCGTCGCCAACGCCGGGGCGGAGACCGGCAACAGGATGCTGAAAAGAGTCCGCATCTTGGTCGCCCCGTCAATCGAGGCAGCCTCCTCCAAATCCACGGGGAAGTCCCGGAAGTGGCCCAGGATCAGCCACGTGCACAGGGGCACGGCGAACGTCAGGTACACCAGGATCAGGCCGGGCAGGGTGTCGGCCAGTCCCAGGTTTCCCACCACAACGCTCAACGGGATGAAGAGCAGCACCATTGGAGTCAGGTAGCTCATGAGGATGAGCTGGCTGGCCACGTTGCGGCCCGGGAACTTGAACCGGGCAATGGCGTAGGCCGCCAGAACGCCCAGGATCATGGCAAGCAGCGTGGTCATGAGAGCAACGATGAGGCTGTTGCCGATGTTGACCAGGAAATGGTCGTTGAACAGGACCTTGA from Arthrobacter stackebrandtii encodes the following:
- a CDS encoding carbohydrate ABC transporter permease; protein product: MQKSGRLATILGMAFLAILVVPPVYYMIIASLKPRSAIYRTPSWLPERSSLDNYIKVLFNDHFLVNIGNSLIVALMTTLLAMILGVLAAYAIARFKFPGRNVASQLILMSYLTPMVLLFIPLSVVVGNLGLADTLPGLILVYLTFAVPLCTWLILGHFRDFPVDLEEAASIDGATKMRTLFSILLPVSAPALATAASLAFMMAWGELFLALTFVKGQGVMTAPVALQHMSTGDVQQYGPIMAGAVLSAIPVLVVYYISQRWVVQGAAEGAFKG